Proteins encoded in a region of the Rutidosis leptorrhynchoides isolate AG116_Rl617_1_P2 chromosome 9, CSIRO_AGI_Rlap_v1, whole genome shotgun sequence genome:
- the LOC139868036 gene encoding protein ALP1-like encodes MAYGTTPDMFDEYIKIGEKIAALCLDYFLKMRQYTRGDKRGPSIMLEAVASQDLWIWHGFFGMAGANNDINVLNASPLFNSIKDGTAPPSPFDVNGHHYDRGYYLGDGIYPDWAMLVKAPHSPTDEPRKKFKRFQESARKDIERAFGVLQGRFAMLKTPAGSLDFNKIRRHMYACLVLHNIIQENNRFVIGRREERMIERNPPRRLQRDLRDRDARVKEIRDRQVHRKLEADLTEHVWNLSPYFRTANDE; translated from the exons ATGGCGTATGGAACTACACCTGATATGTTTGACGAATACATAAAAATTGGTGAGAAAATTGCTGCTTTATGTTTAGATTAttttttgaaaatgc GACAATATACTAGAGGTGATAAAAGGGGACCATCCATTATGCTTGAAGCAGTCGCATCTCAAGATTTGTGGATATGGCATGGATTCTTTGGTATGGCAGGTGCAAACAACGACATTAACGTTTTAAATGCCTCACCGTTGTTCAACAGTATAAAGGACGGCACTGCTCCTCCTTCACCATTTGATGTAAACGGGCATCACTACGATAGAGGGTATTACCTAGGTGATGGTATATACCCTGATTGGGCTATGTTGGTCAAAGCACCCCATTCTCCTACTGACGAACCGCGAAAAAAATTTAAACGGTTTCAAGAAAGTGCCAGAAAAGATATTGAGCGTGCATTTGGAGTATTACAGGGTAGATTTGCAATGTTAAAAACTCCGGCAGGATCTTTGGacttcaacaaaattagaagacatatGTATGCTTGTCTCGTATTACATAACATAATTCAAGAAAATAACAGATTTGTTATAGGTAGGAGAGAAGAAAGAATGATAGAAAGGAACCCACCACGACGGTTACAAAGGGATTTGAGGGATCGAGATGCAAGGGTTAAGGAAATAAGAGATAGGCAAGTTCACAGAAAGTTAGAGGCAGATTTAACCGAACACGTTTGGAACTTATCCCCTTACTTTCGTACTGCTAATGATGAGTAG